Part of the Elusimicrobiota bacterium genome, CTCCTTTCACCGTTATAGCCTGAGGCGAGGCCAGGTAGAAATCCGCGGCCTGGGCTTTCAGCCAGGTGCGCACCCTTTCCTGAGGGGCCATTGCCGGTGTGTGAGTTATTATTTCGTTCTTGCCTTCTTTTAGGGCTTCCGGCAGGTTGAGCGCGGCCGCGGTCATGCTTCCACCCAGCCCGACCGTTTTCCCTGAGCCGATCATTTTAAGGACATAGTCAGCCGCGGAGGGGGAGTCCTCAAAAACTTCGGTGTCAAAACCGTTTTGTTTCAGCGCTTCAGCTGCGCTTTTCAGCAATTTAAGTTCAAAAGCCCGCTTGTTTTCATCTTTCATCGTTCCTCCCGTTTCCACTATTCTATAAAATCCCCCGCAACTCTTGAAATCCCCCTCCTAATCTGCTATCTTAACTTTACATTTCAGACAATGACAAAAGTGTAAAGTTAATGGGGAAATATGGATATTATGCGGCTTGTTGAAGAGGGGAAAATAAGAAGGGTGTTCAGAGCACGGGAAAAAATTGTTTATCCGGGGGCGTGCTGCCACATCACACAAAGGGCGCCCGGAAAAGAAATGCTTTTTCTTGAAAATTCTGATTATCTTTTCATGCTTAAATTGTTAAAAGAAAAGCATAAAAAGTTTTTGTTCGATGTGTACGGTTTTGTCCTCATGCCGAATCATTTGCATCTGCAAATCAGGTTAAAGGAGTCCAATCTTGCTGAATCCATGCAAAGCCTGTTTCAGGAATATGCGCGGTTTTTCAATAAGAAATATGAACGCAAAGGGCATGTGTTTTGCGGGGCTTACCGCGAGGCGCTTTGCCTGGACGACAGTTACGCGCTGGCGACATCGGTTTACATCCACCTGAATCCTGTCCGGGCCGCGTTGGCCGGTGATCCGTTCGGCTATAGGTGGTCGTCGTGCGGCCTGTATGCCGGAGGTGAAAATAAAATAAGTTTCGTGGATGAAAAATTCATTCTCAGCCTGTTAAGCAGAGATTCGGACACGGCAAAAGAAATTTACCGGCAGCTCTTGGTCCGGGCGGCGTTTATCAGAACCGGCGAGGTATGGGAAAAACCGGGCGCGTTAAATTCATTCAAAGCGGAACTGATCAGCCTGCTGTCCGGGCTGCCGGTTTTAAAAAACGCGTTTCTGAAAAAGGAAAATGATATTCTTGATGAAAACGTGCTTGACAGGAAAATCTCCGAACTGGCGGAAAAAGGCCGCCTGCGATCCCCGCAGGGATTGAAGGCCAGAAAATATCTTATAGAACAATTAAAATCGCGCGGATTTACGCTTAACGAAATCGCAGACAGGTTCGGAACCTCCAGACAAACCATATACAATACCCTATCCTCAGACCCCACCCATCAAAAAACCCATTAACTTTACATTTTTGTCATTGTCTAAAATGTAAAGTTAAGGGAATGGGAATGTAGCTTTGGTTACAGTGACTAAAGGTTTATTGACTGGGGGAAATTATCATGATAAACTTTAGATATCTTGCGTGTTGCGTATATAACGCGCGTTATCATACGGGGGGGATAGAATTTGTCACATCTCATAAAAAGCGAAAAAATATATTTTACGCTTTTTCCATCAAAGCCGTTGCGAAAAGCTTTGCGACGCAGCGATCTAAATCGCATTAAGGCGCGGGTTG contains:
- a CDS encoding lactate utilization protein, with the protein product MKDENKRAFELKLLKSAAEALKQNGFDTEVFEDSPSAADYVLKMIGSGKTVGLGGSMTAAALNLPEALKEGKNEIITHTPAMAPQERVRTWLKAQAADFYLASPQAITVKGEMIFIDGFGNRVASVIYGPGKVVLLAGVNKIVRDMEEGLWRMRNVAAIANNIRLKRENPCVKTGKCEDCASPERICNAVTMLWKKPRLTNYKVILINEELGY
- a CDS encoding transposase → MRLVEEGKIRRVFRAREKIVYPGACCHITQRAPGKEMLFLENSDYLFMLKLLKEKHKKFLFDVYGFVLMPNHLHLQIRLKESNLAESMQSLFQEYARFFNKKYERKGHVFCGAYREALCLDDSYALATSVYIHLNPVRAALAGDPFGYRWSSCGLYAGGENKISFVDEKFILSLLSRDSDTAKEIYRQLLVRAAFIRTGEVWEKPGALNSFKAELISLLSGLPVLKNAFLKKENDILDENVLDRKISELAEKGRLRSPQGLKARKYLIEQLKSRGFTLNEIADRFGTSRQTIYNTLSSDPTHQKTH